The DNA sequence aaaaaaaaaaaaaagattttattaaaacatgaggacaggacccatgggcagaaaaaaGCTGCATTGAAGTTGGGAAGAGTGACTGTTTATATACTAGGAAGTTGGGGGaagtaaagtcaaaagggaagaAGGCCTCCAGAAGGAGTCTGACGTGCTAAAGAGGACCCCTAATCTACCCTAGGACCTGCTATTGTCAAGCTTAGGTTGTTTTACTTCTAGTAAGGCATTTATATTAGGAATGGTAGGGGGTCCTGGGGAAATGTTGTACCCTGTATGTGCCTCAATTATTTGTCACTGGGCTGCAGGGTATCAGGAAATTTAATCTTACctgtcatttccttcttgcctttcttcctGCATCTCCATGGTGGGGAGGGTGTTAATAGGGGCTCCAGGAACCTGAGTCTATAGGCTTCTGGAGACTAGACTATTGATAAGATTGTCTTTTGCTTCTAACTTACTAAGGtgtttgtaaactgatggagactcatgtcctgcatgactgggatctctatcagttaaccatgtgttttctttcctttgttcttgggcagccagaggaatgtcacacatatcccacctggctGGGGGGTTCTAGCTTGTACATAATGCTCCCTATTCACCCAGAGTCAACTTATCTCCAGGTCCATGCCCAAAGCCCATGTGAGGGGAGCTGGTTCCCCTCCAGCAGGTGACAGAGCCAATGAGGTTGCTGGGAGTGTCATTTGGAGCCTGTCAGCCCTATGGTCAGCATCACGTCAGGCATTCCATCACCTCTGGTCCTCGAGGTGACATCTAGGAGATGCTGCCCTGGGGGCTGGGTCCCTTCACTGCCTCCCATGGACAACCAAGCCCCCATGAGGaaactgcccctccccctccaggacAGTGCTAGGATCAGCCATGACAGGAGCTTACTTCTAGGGGTCCAGTCCTAGCTCTGGGCTCCACAGTCAAGACTATGGCCAGAGATGGCAGAAGGTATCAGTGATCTCTCAAGGATGAGGCTGAGTCCTTGCACTCACTGTGACCCAAAGTACCCAGTGTCCAGAGCAGCAGGGTAGAGAGCCCTCCTTGGTTCCTGAGCCCCCCATGCCATTTCACACCGTGCAGATGCATGTTCCCGTTGTCCCTCACCAGGAAGGAACAGAGACTGTAGCCTCAGAGCTCTGCTATGGCAAGCTGTCCAATTTGTGGCTGCATGCCTAGCTTGGGGTTTCAGTTCATTGGGCCCACAAGAGAGGCCAAGTCCCTTAGGGCCAGCTGAGGTCTGGGTTCACCCTGCCAATGggttgtgggggagggaaggggctgatTCATGGTGGGAATGATGGGGCTCTGGAATGGTGGGGATTCAAAGCTCACAGCCATGAAAGAATTCTTCAGGAATCTTTGGTTcagaaaaggtgattttattaaagcacggggacaggacgcttgggcagaaagagctacactggggttgtgaagagtgactggttatataccatGGGGTTGGGGGAcataaagtcaagaggaagtttctaaagggattttcatatgctcAACTAGACTCCCACATTACTGGAGGCCTGGatgttgtcaagctaaggtttctagcaaagcattaacattcagagattcctggagaaatgttgTACTCTGTGTGTGCCTCAAGTGTTTGTCAAAATGGGCTGCAGGTCATAATGAAATTTAATTccatctcccattttcttcttgccATTGTTCCCCATATGACTATGGAGGGAGGGCGATATTTGGACTCCAGGAAATGGAGTGTAgttttctggagattaggctctTGGTAAGATTCCCCTTTTCTCCTAATTTACTAGCACATAGGTAAACTGATGGAGGACTGTGTTCTCTATCACTTAAccatttgatttctttcctttcgtTTGTTCTTGGGTgtccaggagtgcctgaggaatgtcacacagatcccacctggggggaggggagcatgcTAGCATGTGTTTtcccctcagcttgccttatgttcCCTCATCAGGAACATTCCCCAGGAGGCCTTCGGtggtagggggaggggaagggtttTTCACCCTGTGCCAGGGCCTAGGGTGGGTCCCTGGGAGGGCCAGGATCTGGGCTCCATGAGCAGCACAGGGTACACTCTGTCCTTCCCTACCAGGAATGTCCCTTTGGGTTGCCTCCCTTTCCCTGTCCCTTTGGAGAAGCACAAAGCAGCTTGGGCTCTGTTGGTTTGAGACATTCTCTGCTTTCATCAGGTGCAGGATGGGGGTCCCACCGCACTTACCCCACCCTGCACTTGGGCCCCAGAGAGAGGCTCCTGGAGGTCAGAGACGACAGCTGGTCCAGATCAGAGACCCTTATCCTCACACAGTGCTAACCAGGGAGAAGAGAGTGTGGAGGGAGTCAGTGTCCTTGCCAGAGATGTGGAGATATGAGGAATGCATCCTCCAGCCTCCTGGACCTTTCTGCCTCTCATCTTGCATAATCCTGAcctgaggggaagggcagagagcttgCCATGATCCTCAGCATGAGTTGCTGGCAATTGCCTCACCCTTCCAAGATTTGGCAAAGGATAAGTCGCTCCACCCTGGGGTGAGCCATTGGACACAGAGACCATAAATAGCATCCCCCCAGAAGGCTCCTCACTCATCCCCTCTTTCAGGGAAACTGAAAGTGGTGCCTGCCTCCTTGGCCCTGAAGTCATGGCCTTAGGTATCCTGTGGCTGGGCCTTGCCCTGCTGGGTGCTCTGCAGACCCATGCCCAGGATTCCACCCCAAACCTGATCCCAGCCCCGCCTCTGCTCTTGGTCCCTGTGGAGCCTGACTTCCAGAATGAGCAGGTAAGTGACCTGGAGGTGTAGCTGCAGGGAGGTCCCAGGATGAGTGTcaacagaggggaggagagacaggatgGGCTCAGGCTTTAGCTCAGTCTGCTGTCTGGTGCCCTGATGGAAGGCACACCCCGTGCCTCCATCCACACCCAACCTTGCTGACAAGAGGGTCAGCTGAGCAGACTCCCCTAGTTCACACTCTCTTCCATAATCCCTGCAGTCCATGCAAGGTGGGAACATCTTCAGGCCCTCTAcatgatgaggaaactgaggctcaggaatgCCAGCTGGCCACTTGTCAAGTGTTACCCTGTCCTTGACACACTGAGGGCTCCGCCTGGCCTAATGGGCTCCAGCTCCTGCCAGGCTCATCAGCCCAGCCTGTGTGGCCAGCTGGGTCCCAGCAGCCCAGTTAGAGGGGCTTCTGGTTGAGGCCCAGGCTGCCTAGAGGTGCCTGCAGGGATGGAGCAGGAGGGCCCCCTGGGGCTGCTCCTGGCTCTGCCTATCATCAGCCCCCATTGTAGTTCCAGGGGAAATGGTACTTCTTAGGATTGGCAGGGAACGGATTCAATAAAGAAAAGCACAGGAGGATGAAGATGTACATTGCCAACTACGAGCTGAACGAAGACAACAGCTACAATGTCACCTCTACTGTGGCCTGGTGAGAGCCACCAGCTAGTAGGGGAGCATGTAGGGCCTAGAGGGCTGCCCTGGGAGTCCAAGAGGCATACTGAAGACATAGCCAAGGGGTGACCAAAGGTGAAAGATGATCATTCATCCTACCACTGGGTACTGGTTCCctgtatttattccttctttcatttactAAATCAACATTTCTTGGTCATTTCAGCACAGACACAAAACAGTACTGCGGTTGGACAAAAGCGATCATCAGTGACAAGACAAAGAGAGCTCGGGGTGTCCTAGAATGGGAGGAGGGTTGGTGGATCCAGCCTGGAATCCCACCTTGAGCTTTGTCCAGGGCTTCCAGGGAGGTGGTCTGTGGGCTGGACCTTGAGAAACCAAATTGCATCAGGAGACCTGGGACCTTTATGGCAGGGCAGCTGGACTGAGTCAGAGAGAGCCACTTCTTCAAGAAATAGCAAGCCATCTCATGGCTGCCCTGAACAGGAGTTGATGAGCAGTCTGgtggggggccggtggggggcCACCCTGGCAGGAGCCTCAGGTACTGGTGAAGAGCAGGTGTGGCTGTAGCAGGGAGAAGAATGATGGTGTGCAGCCCAGGAGGCTTATCAGTCATAGGAGGGAAATGACCAGAGCATGGGCAGATTAGGACCTAGAGAGGGGAGCCAAGGATTACCCAGCTCCCCTGGGTTTCTGGCTCTTGGGGATGGGGCTAGAGCATCGGTCatggaaggaacagaagaaaggcAAGTGTGGGGAgattggctctggggtgccaggggACCAGATGGGATGCAGGTGAAAGGTCAGGTTTAGCCCAACAGCTAAGGGAGTCTTTGGCATCCAGCAGACTGGAGCCTCAGCGGTGATTCCCCCCAGGAGAGGTTACAGTGGGTGCCTGCAAGATACGTATAgcgaacaggggcacctggtagctcagttgtttaagcgtccaactttgtctctggtcatgatctcagggtttgtgggtttgagccctgggtcgggttctgtgctgacagctcagagcctggacgctgctttggattctgtgtcttcctccctccctctctgtccctccccatctcttgctctgtctctctctttctcaaaaattaatgtatatctaaaaaaaagttttaaaaaagggggaaCAATTCCTCAGGTGGGGGAAGACAGTAGAGAGGGAAGGCCACCAAGGGGAAACAGcccagaagaaggaaggacagcAAGTGCTGGAGGGAGAGTCTGAGCAGGTCAGGTGACTCAGGGCAGAGTTGGCAGGGAAAGGCAGGGATGGGCTCAGTGGGGAAGAGCCAGGCCAATTCCAGGGGTGGGGTGCATGTCTCCTGCTGTGGCAGGGTGGGCTGTCACCCTCTTTCCCACCCATCTCTTGCTTCCACAGGAACCAGACCTGTCATCCCTCGACCAAAATTTTCCTCCCAAATTTGCATCTAGGCCAATTCAACCTGGGCAACATTGAGCGTGAGTCCTGAGTGGGGTGTGCATCTCAGGGGCCCCggacctccctgcccctccacataGATGCCAAACAGTGGAGTCCGAGGAGGAATCAATAGCTCCCTCTGCCTGGCCAGGGCACGCTGATCCTTCACCATCCACCATGCAGGTTACACTGGAATCCAGAACTACACTTCAAAAGTGGTGACCACAGACTACAACCAGTTTGCCATACTGTACTTCAAGAAAGTTCATGACAACCAGGAGTACATCAAGGTCATCCTCTATGGTGGGTCTTACACCTGGTGCGACCCGGTTCTTATTCATGCTGCGGGAGAAGAGGCCCATCGCATCCAGCCCCCAGGTCCCCTTCACTCTGAGCCCCAGGGAGGCGGGAGAGAGGTCTTTCCACAGAACCCCTCATGAAGAAGGGGTCTGAGTCTTTGTTCACGCATTCGACAATCATTATGGAGCTTTCACCAGCCACTAACCAGCCATCTTGGCCACAGGGAGGACCAAGGAGGTGCCTTCTGTACCGAAGGCAATCTTCATCAGCTTCATCAAATCCCTGGGCCTCACCGACGACCACATCATCTTCCCTATCCCCAATGGTAATCACCAGCTGGGCAGAGGAGAAAGGCACATGGGGACTGTCCAGGCCTGATGTTGCCTCActagggaaggggggagaggagggacccAGGCCCCTGCTGTGGTCACTGGAGCCCCAGGAGCCACTTTAGGTTTGGGAAGATGCTGCCACGCCCAGGGTTCTGGTTCCCAAGTATTCCTCCACAAGAGCTCAGGCCTGCCCATATGAGAATTGCAGGCCTGGGGCC is a window from the Felis catus isolate Fca126 chromosome D4, F.catus_Fca126_mat1.0, whole genome shotgun sequence genome containing:
- the LOC101091569 gene encoding neutrophil gelatinase-associated lipocalin-like — translated: MALGILWLGLALLGALQTHAQDSTPNLIPAPPLLLVPVEPDFQNEQFQGKWYFLGLAGNGFNKEKHRRMKMYIANYELNEDNSYNVTSTVAWNQTCHPSTKIFLPNLHLGQFNLGNIERYTGIQNYTSKVVTTDYNQFAILYFKKVHDNQEYIKVILYGRTKEVPSVPKAIFISFIKSLGLTDDHIIFPIPNDECMDK